In one Solanum dulcamara chromosome 1, daSolDulc1.2, whole genome shotgun sequence genomic region, the following are encoded:
- the LOC129874273 gene encoding V-type proton ATPase subunit E-like, with the protein MNDADVSKQIQQMVRFIRQEAEEKANEISVSAEEEFNIEKLQLMEAEKKKIRQEYERKEKQVDVRKKIEYSMQLNASRIKVLQAQDDLISSMKEAAAKEILHVSHHHNHHRYKKFLHDLIVQSLLRLKEPSVLLRCRKDDVNLVEDVLDAAKEEYAEKAMVHSPEIIIDHIHLPPAPSHHNAHGPSCSGGVVLASRDGKIVCENTLDARLEVVFRKKLPEIRKCLFGGIAP; encoded by the exons ATGAACGACGCAGATGTGTCCAAGCAGATCCAGCAAATGGTCAGATTCATCCGCCAAGAAGCGGAGGAGAAGGCCAATGAGATTTCCGTTTCCGCTGAAGAA GAATTCAACATTGAGAAGTTACAGCTAATGGAAGcggagaagaagaagatcagACAGGAATACGAACGCAAAGAGAAACAAGTTGACGTTCGTAAGAAAAT TGAGTATTCCATGCAACTCAATGCCTCTCGAATCAAAGTTCTTCAAGCTCAGGATGACTTGATTAGCTCCATGAAGGAAGCAGCAGCAAAGGAGATCTTACATGTTAGCCATCACCACAACCACCATAGATATAAGAAGTTTCTGCATGATCTTATTGTTCAG AGTTTACTCAGACTTAAAGAGCCTTCTGTCTTACTGCGTTGCCGGAAAGATGATGTAAACCTGGTAGAAGATGTGCTGGATGCAGCAAAGGAGGAGTATGCGGAGAAGGCAATGGTCCACTCACCTgagatcataattgatcatatCCACCTTCCACCAGCCCCATCTCATCATAATGCACATGGTCCTTCTTG CTCTGGAGGAGTGGTACTGGCTTCTCGAGATGGGAAAATTGTGTGTGAGAACACTCTTGATGCCAGATTGGAAGTTGTGTTCCGTAAAAAACTACCTGAG ATCCGCAAGTGTCTATTTGGTGGGATTGCTCCCTGA